Proteins encoded together in one Lathyrus oleraceus cultivar Zhongwan6 chromosome 5, CAAS_Psat_ZW6_1.0, whole genome shotgun sequence window:
- the LOC127085938 gene encoding transcription elongation factor SPT6 homolog isoform X22 produces MARVRKKSTPEEDEQEKILRKGKRKLASTVDDDDEEDMDEFEVDGFLVGSDEDKEDSGEEDNPKQTQKKKKRKRSSKNIVLDDDDLELIRENKKKMNDGKLKRLKKTGKVTEPMEQSSDDEGSLNDLFEDVTDDSEDDMSDFIVDEEPAIYGKGDSLRPKKFKGMKHSSSLSKEAKHRSGKSGNDPKNMDVAGEGNSVADSDLPERIQMIEDIVGSIPVDRMSIEEESSWILRQLESNINPFFSEAKSCGLGDSVNREDIVRFLELYHIKKYDIPFIAMYRKEQCPSLLRDGKQDDSESTLLNDGEGKPKLNWHKILWIIKELDIKWLHLQKRKSMLQRYYNKHFEDECQMSFLAEESSFHKQIFDSITNMLEKAETEKEIDDVDMKFNLYFPPADEFLSSGYKRPLMKTYYSDCRKAGLSSLARKIGNPEKFSSLVTLNRVGVASEEDPEESPEEMAAIYTCETFRTSEAVLKGARHMASLMLSCEIPFRKHVRSIFMDKALVSTSPTLKGNIAIDSFHEFAGFKWLKDKPLLKFEDSQWLLIQKGEEEELLKVEIKLPDDAVKELLAIFNDAYLKDSEGTSTQLWNEQRKSIVQDTISSILLPSMEKEARALLNAKAKICSLMKYGMQFWNRISVAPYLNNDNAAAQERGVVACCWGNGKPGTTFVMLDSKGELVDIMHAGSLTLRSQNVNDQQRRKSDQKCVLKFLTIHRPKVIVLGAANATCIRLKEDINEIISMMSEDNFQDVSQEMNGLPAVVLGDEGLPHLYEESEISMSQFPRQYGIVKRAVALGRYLLNPLAMVATLCGVNKEVLSWKLNPLERFLSSDEKMEMIEWIMIDITNQVGIDINMGIRHDWLLAPLLFVSGLGPTKAGVLHRELLGGTDVRNRKDLAKFGLNTKRVFCNAVGFLQVSGDDPNFIDTAGNILDRTRIHPESYSLAEELAKAVVTIHYADANDTQVNAIECIQNEPKLLESFDLNEYADRMETEKGEYKRVTLFDMKMELVHGFNDPRSPYQEPTQEDEFYMVTGETGVALIEGERVQATVRRVLARQAFCVLESGISGVLFKEDFSDDIGDIPLTEKLREGVVLKCKIKLIDKSRCQVNLTCKVSELKSVGDQSFRDMDPYYCQGNFDLLSKQESTDKKDVNKNFLSRKISHPHFQNITADQAKEFLAEKIVGEFIFHPSSRGLCYLTLSLKFFDALYVHKDILEGEKSDDMNSLVELGRTLKVGDEIFESIDKVIELYVNPLVVHLKDLINFRKFKKGTKAEVDELLKHEKEEYPNRIPYGIGISFEHPGVFILSYIRSTNPHHEYIALHPKGFKFRKQIFNNVEQLMAYFQNHINDNVARANDQSKDYNDSGGGRGRGRGRGGGGGSCYKCGESGHMARECTQEGGGGGGGGRGGGGGTCYKCGESGHMARECTQEGGGGGGRGGGGTCYKCGESGHMARECTQEGGGGGGRGGGGTCYKCGESGHMARECTQEGGGGGGRGGGGGGACYKCGESGHMARECTQEGGGGGGRGGGSCYKCGESGHMARECTQEGGGGGGWSSSGGRRGGRGRGRGRGSSYSSFSHDDSVDVNDGGGFGTSNGGSGWGGTGGGSGWGGSGGKSWGGNSTNEESNPEKGGWGVTAADNGGSGNDNSGWSSAHGKNATSSGGESGWGATGGKSWGGNSSNKESNTTEGGWGVTTGSGNETGGTSWGGNSTNKESNATKGGWGVTTGSGNEIGGKSWGGNSTNKESNTAVGGWGVMAGSGNETGGKSWGGTSTNNESNTTGGGWGVTAASGNETGGKSWGGNSTNKESNTTEGGWGVTTGSGNETGGKSWGGNSTNKESNTTGGWGVTTGSGNQDSGWSSGHWKNAAPSGGESGWGGTNGGSGWGGTGGSGGKSWGGSSTYEENNTAEGGGSGYGGGGGRGSGRGGGACFKCGESGHMARDCTQEGGGGRGGGGRGGGRGGGACFKCGESGHMARDCTQEGGGGGRGGGRGGGACFKCGESGHMSRECTQNGGGGGGGWGGGGRGGGRGGGVCFKCGESGHMARECTQEGGGGGGRGSGGGGACFKCGESGHMARECTQEGGSGGGGGGRYGGGGGGNCFKCGESGHFARECPSSTS; encoded by the exons ATGGCGAGAGTAAGAAAAAAATCTACTCCCGAAGAAGATGAACAAG AGAAAATCCTAAGGAAAGGGAAACGGAAATTAGCTTCTACTGTTGACGACGATGACG AAGAAGACATGGATGAGTTTGAGGTGGATGGGTTTTTAGTTGGTAGTGATGAAGACAAGGAAGATAGCGGTGAAGAAGATAATCCTAAGCAAACacaaaagaagaaaaagagaaa GAGATCGTCAAAAAACATTGTTCTTGATGACGATGATCTTGAATTGATCCGTGAGAACAAGAAAAAAATG AATGATGGGAAGCTGAAGAGGCTTAAAAAGACTGGCAAAGTTACCGAGCCGATGGAACAATCTTCTGATGATGAAG GATCTCTTAATGATCTTTTCGAAGATGTGACTGATGATTCTGAAGATGATATGTCAGATTTTATAGTGGACGAAGAGCCTGCTATCTATGGGAAGGGAGATTCTCTCAG ACCAAAAAAGTTTAAAGGCATGAAACATTCATCTTCGCTTTCAAAAGAAGCCAAACATAGATCTGGCAAGTCAGGCAATGATCCTAAAAATATGGACGTAGCTGGAGAGGGTAACTCTGTTGCTGATTCAGACTTACCTGAGAGGATACAG ATGATTGAGGACATTGTAGGATCTATTCCAGTTGACAGAATGAGTATTGAAGAAGAAAGTTCTTGGATACTACGCCAACTTGAATCCAACATAAATCCTTTCTTCAGTGAGGCCAAATCCTGTGGACTAGGTGATTCAGTAAATAGAGAGGATATTGTTAGGTTCTTGGAATTGTATCATATAAAGAAATATGAT ATTCCGTTTATTGCCATGTACCGTAAAGAACAATGCCCCAGTCTTCTGAGAGATGGTAAACAGGATGACTCAGAAAGCACATTATTGAATGATGGTGAGGGAAAACCTAAACTGAACTGGCACAAG ATACTCTGGATAATCAAGGAATTGGACATAAAATGGTTACATCTTCAGAAACGAAAGAGCATGCTCCAAAGATACTATAACAAACATTTTGAGGATGAATGCCAAATGTCTTTCCTTGCCGAGGAATCCAGTTTCCACAAGCAGATTTTTGACTCGATCACCAATATGCTCGAGAAGGCTGAAACAGAGAAAGAGATTGATGATGTTGATATGAAGTTTAATTTGTATTTTCCACCAGCTGATGAGTTCTTAAGTAGTGGTTATAAAAGGCCTCTGATGAAGACATACTATTCCGATTGCAGAAAGGCAGGATTATCTTCACTTGCTAGGAAAATTGGAAATCCTGAGAAATTTAGTTCTCTAGTTACTCTTAACAGAGTG GGAGTTGCCAGTGAAGAAGATCCAGAGGAATCTCCAGAGGAGATGGCTGCAATATATACATGTGAAACTTTTCGAACTTCCGAAGCCGTACTTAAAGGCGCCAGGCACATG gCTTCCTTGATGTTAAGCTGTGAGATACCTTTCAGGAAACATGTCCGCAGCATATTTATGGATAAGGCTTTAGTATCAACTAGCCCTACATTGAAAGGAAATATAGCAATAGATTCCTTTCATGAATTTGCTGGGTTTAAGTGGCTGAAGGACAAACCTCTCTTGAAGTTTGAGGATTCTCAGTGGCTTCTCATTCAGAAGGGTGAAGAAGAGGAACTTCTTAAAGTTGAAATAAAGTTGCCTGATGATGCTGTAAAGGAGTTGTTGGCGATCTTCAACGATGCTTATCTCAAAGACTCTGAAGGAACATCTACTCAACTTTGGAATGAGCAGCGTAAATCAATCGTGCAGGATACTATTTCAAGCATTCTTTTGCCATCTATGGAGAAGGAAGCACGTGCGTTGTTAAATGCTAAGGCCAAAATCTGCTCATTAATGAAGTATGGGATGCAGTTTTGGAACAGAATCTCTGTGGCACCGTATCTAAACAATGACAATGCTGCTGCACAAGAGCGGGGAGTAGTGGCTTGTTGCTGGGGAAATGGTAAGCCAGGTACCACATTTGTCATGTTGGATTCTAAAGGCGAGTTGGTTGATATAATGCATGCCGGGTCACTGACACTGCGATCTCAGAATGTCAATGATCAGCAGCGCAGAAAAAGTGACCAGAAGTGTGTCCTCAAGTTCCTAACAATTCATCGACCAAAGGTTATTGTACTAGGAGCTGCCAATGCGACCTGTATAAGGTTGAAGGAGGACATCAATGAG ATTATTTCCATGATGTCTGAGGACAATTTTCAAGACGTCAGTCAAGAGATGAATGGACTACCAGCAGTTGTATTGGGGGACGAAGGCTTGCCACATCTCTATGAAGAGTCAGAGATATCAATGAGCCAGTTCCCCAGACAATATG GCATTGTAAAGAGAGCTGTGGCCCTTGGACGTTACCTTCTAAATCCACTGGCAATGGTTGCAACTCTCTGTGGAGTCAATAAAGAGGTATTGTCTTGGAAATTAAACCCTCTGGAGAGATTCCTATCAAGTGATGAGAAAATGGAGATGATAGAATGGATCATGATAGATATTACTAACCAAGTAGGTATAGACATAAATATGGGAATTAGACATGACTGGCTGTTGGCACCGTTGCTGTTTGTTTCTGGTCTTGGACCCACGAAAGCTGGTGTTTTGCACCGAGAACTACTTGGAGGTACAGATGTGAGAAATCGGAAGGACTTGGCTAAATTTGGACTGAACACAAAAAGGGTTTTCTGCAATGCTGTTGGTTTTTTACAGGTTTCTGGTGATGACCCAAATTTTATTGATACTGCTGGCAATATCCTTGACCGTACGAGAATTCATCCAGAGTCATATAGTCTTGCTGAGGAATTAGCTAAAGCTGTTGTTACTATACATTATGCTGATGCCAATGATACCCAAGTGAATGCAATTGAATGTATTCAAAATGAACCAAAACTGCTAGAGAGTTTTGATCTAAATGAATATGCTGATAGAATGGAAACTGAAAAAGGTGAATACAAAAGAGTTACTCTTTTTGACATGAAGATGGAACTAGTCCATGGATTTAATGATCCCAGAAGTCCTTATCAGGAACCGACTCAAGAGGATGAGTTCTACATGGTAACTGGAGAAACAGGGGTTGCACTGATTGAAGGAGAAAGAGTTCAGGCAACAGTTCGCCGTGTGCTGGCTCGTCAGGCATTCTGTGTGCTTGAATCTGGAATATCTGGAGTACTGTTTAAGGAGGACTTTTCAGATGATATTGGGGATATACCATTGACTGAAAAATTGCGTGAAGGCGTTGTGCTGAAATGCAAGATCAAACTAATTGATAAGAGTAGATGCCAGGTTAATCTGACATGTAAAGTGAGTGAATTGAAGAGTGTTGGTGATCAAAGTTTCCGCGACATGGATCCCTATTATTGTCAAGGAAACTTCGACTTGCTAAGTAAACAAGAGTCAACAGACAAAAAGGATGTAAATAAAAATTTCTTGTCGAGAAAAATTTCTCATCCCCATTTTCAGAATATAACTGCAGATCAGGCAAAGGAG TTCCTTGCAGAGAAGATCGTTGGGGAATTTATCTTCCACCCAAGTTCAAGGGGTCTATGTTATTTGACCCTATCTCTTAAATTTTTTGACGCACTTTATGTGCACAAAGACATTTTGGAAGGTGAGAAGAGTGATGATATGAATAGCTTGGTTGAACTTGGAAGGACATTAAAAGTAGGAGATGAAATATTTGAGAGCATAGATAAG GTTATTGAACTCTATGTCAACCCATTGGTAGTTCATCTGAAAGATTTGATTAATTTCCGAAAATTTAAAAAGGGCACCAAAGCGGAAGTTGACGAACTATTGAAACACGAGAAGGAGGAATATCCAAACAGGATACCATATGGCATTGGCATTTCGTTTGAGCATCCTGGGGTTTTTATATTGTCTTACATTAGAAGTACAAATCCACATCATGAGTATATTGCTCTCCATCCAAAAGGATTCAAATTCAGGAAGCAAATATTCAACAATGTTGAGCAGCTGATGGCATATTTCCAAAATCATATCAATGATAATGTTGCACGAGCAAATGACCAATCAAAAG ATTACAATGACAGTGGGGGTGGCCGCGGCCGCGGTCGTGGTCGTGGCGGGGGTGGTGGTTCATGCTACAAATGTGGTGAGTCGGGTCACATGGCTAGGGAGTGCACTCAGGAGGGTGGTGGAGGTGGAGGTGGAGGGAGGGGCGGTGGTGGTGGAACATGCTACAAATGTGGTGAGTCAGGTCACATGGCTAGGGAATGCACGCAAGAGGGTGGTGGAGGTGGAGGGAGGGGTGGCGGTGGAACATGCTACAAATGTGGTGAGTCAGGTCACATGGCTAGGGAATGCACTCAAGAGGGTGGCGGAGGTGGAGGAAGGGGTGGTGGTGGAACATGCTACAAATGTGGTGAGTCGGGTCATATGGCTAGGGAATGCACTCAGGAGGGTGGCGGAGGTGGAGGGAGAGGCGGCGGTGGTGGCGGAGCATGTTACAAATGTGGTGAGTCAGGTCACATGGCTAGGGAATGCACTCAAGAGGGCGGTGGAGGTGGAGGGAGGGGAGGTGGTTCATGCTACAAATGTGGTGAGTCAGGTCACATGGCTAGGGAATGCACTCAAGAGGGTGGTGGAGGTGGAGGGTGGAGCAGCAGTGGTGGGCGAAGAGGTGGAAGAGGCCGTGGCCGTGGACGTGGTTCTAGCTATAGCTCTTTCTCTCATGATGATAGCGTTGATGTCAACGATGGTGGTGGGTTTGGTACTTCAAATGGTGGGAGTGGATGGGGAGGAACTGGTGGTGGGAGTGGATGGGGAGGGAGTGGTGGTAAAAGTTGGGGTGGAAATAGTACTAATGAAGAAAGCAATCCCGAAAAAGGTGGTTGGGGGGTCACAGCTGCCGATAATGGTGGATCTGGAAATGATAATTCTGGATGGAGTTCCGCTCATGGGAAGAATGCAACCTCTTCTGGTGGTGAGAGTGGATGGGGAGCAACTGGTGGTAAAAGTTGGGGTGGAAATAGTTCTAACAAAGAAAGCAATACAACAGAAGGTGGTTGGGGAGTCACAACTGGATCGGGAAATGAAACAGGTGGTACAAGTTGGGGTGGAAATAGTACTAACAAAGAGAGCAATGCAACAAAAGGTGGTTGGGGAGTCACAACTGGATCTGGAAATGAAATTGGTGGTAAAAGTTGGGGTGGAAATAGTACTAACAAAGAGAGCAATACAGCAGTAG GTGGTTGGGGAGTCATGGCTGGATCTGGAAATGAAACTGGTGGTAAAAGTTGGGGTGGTACTAGTACTAACAATGAAAGCAATACAACAGGAGGTGGTTGGGGAGTCACGGCTGCATCTGGAAATGAAACTGGTGGTAAAAGTTGGGGTGGAAATAGTACTAACAAAGAAAGCAATACAACAGAAGGTGGTTGGGGAGTCACAACTGGATCTGGAAATGAAACTGGTGGTAAAAGTTGGGGTGGAAATAGTACTAACAAAGAAAGCAATACAACAGGTGGTTGGGGAGTCACAACTGGATCTGGAAATCAAGATTCTGGATGGAGTTCTGGTCATTGGAAGAATGCAGCTCCTTCTGGTGGTGAGAGTGGATGGGGAGGGACTAATGGGGGAAGTGGATGGGGAGGTACTGGAGGGAGTGGGGGTAAAAGTTGGGGTGGAAGTAGTACATATGAAGAAAATAATACAGCAGAAGGCGGAGGCAGTGGCTATGGAGGCGGTGGTGGACGAGGAAGTGGACGAGGTGGTGGGGCGTGTTTCAAGTGTGGTGAATCGGGTCACATGGCTAGGGACTGCACCCAAGAGGGAGGTGGAGGGAGGGGTGGTGGTGGACGGGGAGGTGGTAGAGGTGGTGGGGCGTGCTTCAAATGTGGTGAATCAGGTCACATGGCTAGGGACTGCACCCAAGAGGGTGGTGGAGGTGGACGAGGAGGCGGAAGAGGTGGTGGGGCGTGCTTCAAGTGTGGTGAGTCGGGTCACATGTCTAGGGAATGCACCCAGAATGGTGGTGGAGGTGGAGGAGGATGGGGAGGCGGTGGACGAGGAGGCGGAAGAGGTGGTGGCGTGTGCTTCAAGTGTGGTGAGTCAGGGCACATGGCTAGGGAATGCACCCAGGAGGGTGGAGGAGGTGGAGGGAGGGGTAGTGGCGGTGGTGGAGCATGCTTCAAATGTGGCGAGTCTGGTCACATGGCTAGGGAATGCACCCAAGAGGGTGGCAGTGGCGGAGGTGGTGGAGGGAGGTATGGGGGCGGCGGCGGTGGAAACTGTTTCAAATGTGGGGAGTCTGGGCATTTTGCGAGAGAATGCCCATCCAGCACTAGTTGA